The proteins below are encoded in one region of Triticum aestivum cultivar Chinese Spring chromosome 1B, IWGSC CS RefSeq v2.1, whole genome shotgun sequence:
- the LOC123104099 gene encoding disease resistance protein Pik-2 isoform X3: protein MSMRTRGTFTRAPPSPPPASPLSFSSRLAACTARRDSRPPRPHLLSPVWVFGEARTPTFCFDLQAKLWAHEVRELSYNMEDVVDKFLIRVDNDGIQQPHDNSSRFKELKNKIIGLFKKGKNHHRIADAIKEIKEQVQEVAARRDKNKVVVPNPTVPIAIDPCLRALYVEATELVGIYGKRDREVMGLLSMEGDNASKKRAKKVSIVGFGGLGKTTLARAVYEKIKGDFDCRAFVPVSRNPDIKKVFRDIPVDFDNSHSHLGIMDEKQLIDKLREFLENKRNQI from the exons ATGAGCATGCGAACAAGAGGGACattcacgcgcgctcctccttcgccgccgcccgcctcgccgctgtctttctcatcccggcttgcggcgtgcaccgcacgtcgggacagtaggcctccgagaccgcaccttttgagtcctgtatgggTTTTTGGGGAGGCGAGGACACCGACCTTCTGTTTCGACTTGCAAGCCAAGCTATGGGCCCACGAGGTCAGAGAGCTCTCCTACAACATGGAGGACGTCGTCGACAAGTTCCTCATACGTGTCGACAACGACGGCATTCAACAGCCTCACGACAACTCCAGCAGATTCAAGGAGCTCAAGAACAAGATAATCGGCttgttcaagaaaggcaagaatcACCATCGCATAGCTGACGCGATCAAGGAAATCAAGGAGCAAGTCCAGGAGGTGGCAGCTAGGCGTGACAAGAACAAGGTAGTTGTTCCTAATCCTACGGTACCAATTGCTATCGATCCTTGTCTTCGAGCTTTGTACGTAGAAGCGACAGAGCTAGTTGGCATATATGGGAAGAGGGATCGGGAGGTCATGGGGTTGCTCTCCATGGAGGGTGATAATGCCTCTAAGAAGAGAGCGAAGAAGGTCTCCATTGTTGGATTTGGAGGGTTGGGCAAGACCACTCTTGCTAGAGCAGTATACGAGAAGATTAAAGGTGATTTCGATTGCCGGGCATTTGTTCCTGTCAGTCGGAATCCTGACATTAAGAAGGTTTTCCGGGATATTCCCGTTGATTTCGACAACTCCCATTCACATCTTGGGATAATGGATGAAAAGCAGCTTATCGACAAGCTTCGTGAATTCCTAGAGAACAAGAG GAATCAAATTTAA
- the LOC123104099 gene encoding disease resistance protein Pik-2 isoform X1 — protein sequence MSMRTRGTFTRAPPSPPPASPLSFSSRLAACTARRDSRPPRPHLLSPVWVFGEARTPTFCFDLQAKLWAHEVRELSYNMEDVVDKFLIRVDNDGIQQPHDNSSRFKELKNKIIGLFKKGKNHHRIADAIKEIKEQVQEVAARRDKNKVVVPNPTVPIAIDPCLRALYVEATELVGIYGKRDREVMGLLSMEGDNASKKRAKKVSIVGFGGLGKTTLARAVYEKIKGDFDCRAFVPVSRNPDIKKVFRDIPVDFDNSHSHLGIMDEKQLIDKLREFLENKSRCRQRLAKWNAEAPTDGQQQIGHMESNLITCTLLESEADKGSVASAEEE from the exons ATGAGCATGCGAACAAGAGGGACattcacgcgcgctcctccttcgccgccgcccgcctcgccgctgtctttctcatcccggcttgcggcgtgcaccgcacgtcgggacagtaggcctccgagaccgcaccttttgagtcctgtatgggTTTTTGGGGAGGCGAGGACACCGACCTTCTGTTTCGACTTGCAAGCCAAGCTATGGGCCCACGAGGTCAGAGAGCTCTCCTACAACATGGAGGACGTCGTCGACAAGTTCCTCATACGTGTCGACAACGACGGCATTCAACAGCCTCACGACAACTCCAGCAGATTCAAGGAGCTCAAGAACAAGATAATCGGCttgttcaagaaaggcaagaatcACCATCGCATAGCTGACGCGATCAAGGAAATCAAGGAGCAAGTCCAGGAGGTGGCAGCTAGGCGTGACAAGAACAAGGTAGTTGTTCCTAATCCTACGGTACCAATTGCTATCGATCCTTGTCTTCGAGCTTTGTACGTAGAAGCGACAGAGCTAGTTGGCATATATGGGAAGAGGGATCGGGAGGTCATGGGGTTGCTCTCCATGGAGGGTGATAATGCCTCTAAGAAGAGAGCGAAGAAGGTCTCCATTGTTGGATTTGGAGGGTTGGGCAAGACCACTCTTGCTAGAGCAGTATACGAGAAGATTAAAGGTGATTTCGATTGCCGGGCATTTGTTCCTGTCAGTCGGAATCCTGACATTAAGAAGGTTTTCCGGGATATTCCCGTTGATTTCGACAACTCCCATTCACATCTTGGGATAATGGATGAAAAGCAGCTTATCGACAAGCTTCGTGAATTCCTAGAGAACAAGAG TCGGTGCAGGCAGAGGCTCGCGAAGTGGAATGCAGAGGCCCCCACTGATGGACAGCAACAAATAGGGCACATG GAATCAAATTTAATTACCTGCACACTGCTTGAGAGCGAGGCGGACAAGGGATCGGTTGCCTCGGCTGAGGAGGAGTAG
- the LOC123104099 gene encoding disease resistance protein Pik-2 isoform X2 encodes MSMRTRGTFTRAPPSPPPASPLSFSSRLAACTARRDSRPPRPHLLSPVWVFGEARTPTFCFDLQAKLWAHEVRELSYNMEDVVDKFLIRVDNDGIQQPHDNSSRFKELKNKIIGLFKKGKNHHRIADAIKEIKEQVQEVAARRDKNKVVVPNPTVPIAIDPCLRALYVEATELVGIYGKRDREVMGLLSMEGDNASKKRAKKVSIVGFGGLGKTTLARAVYEKIKGDFDCRAFVPVSRNPDIKKVFRDIPVDFDNSHSHLGIMDEKQLIDKLREFLENKRQRLAKWNAEAPTDGQQQIGHMESNLITCTLLESEADKGSVASAEEE; translated from the exons ATGAGCATGCGAACAAGAGGGACattcacgcgcgctcctccttcgccgccgcccgcctcgccgctgtctttctcatcccggcttgcggcgtgcaccgcacgtcgggacagtaggcctccgagaccgcaccttttgagtcctgtatgggTTTTTGGGGAGGCGAGGACACCGACCTTCTGTTTCGACTTGCAAGCCAAGCTATGGGCCCACGAGGTCAGAGAGCTCTCCTACAACATGGAGGACGTCGTCGACAAGTTCCTCATACGTGTCGACAACGACGGCATTCAACAGCCTCACGACAACTCCAGCAGATTCAAGGAGCTCAAGAACAAGATAATCGGCttgttcaagaaaggcaagaatcACCATCGCATAGCTGACGCGATCAAGGAAATCAAGGAGCAAGTCCAGGAGGTGGCAGCTAGGCGTGACAAGAACAAGGTAGTTGTTCCTAATCCTACGGTACCAATTGCTATCGATCCTTGTCTTCGAGCTTTGTACGTAGAAGCGACAGAGCTAGTTGGCATATATGGGAAGAGGGATCGGGAGGTCATGGGGTTGCTCTCCATGGAGGGTGATAATGCCTCTAAGAAGAGAGCGAAGAAGGTCTCCATTGTTGGATTTGGAGGGTTGGGCAAGACCACTCTTGCTAGAGCAGTATACGAGAAGATTAAAGGTGATTTCGATTGCCGGGCATTTGTTCCTGTCAGTCGGAATCCTGACATTAAGAAGGTTTTCCGGGATATTCCCGTTGATTTCGACAACTCCCATTCACATCTTGGGATAATGGATGAAAAGCAGCTTATCGACAAGCTTCGTGAATTCCTAGAGAACAAGAG GCAGAGGCTCGCGAAGTGGAATGCAGAGGCCCCCACTGATGGACAGCAACAAATAGGGCACATG GAATCAAATTTAATTACCTGCACACTGCTTGAGAGCGAGGCGGACAAGGGATCGGTTGCCTCGGCTGAGGAGGAGTAG